The following proteins come from a genomic window of Pangasianodon hypophthalmus isolate fPanHyp1 chromosome 24, fPanHyp1.pri, whole genome shotgun sequence:
- the LOC113537161 gene encoding uncharacterized protein C2orf81 homolog: MSRNTSKTRAEKGRVTSAQPPPPTQAEDVEDNVDLGCLTKSEFVTMIAQEEGEEIVADILEEFMTHVMEKCYEVYLKKQIIPFTVAWAKNTVLQLAKWQHLMRDEGDDVDTTSLLQEDTAPAPSIPDSWAEGCVPVIKISNHLQGVKIDAQEADLKDLQKMQEAKSINKTESPPRKPRRNGRTMKVIPASHAKMELERNPHPPETLSPNKLKPPETQNILQY; this comes from the exons ATGTCACGCAACACCTCCAAGACTCGAGCTGAAAAGGGTCGTGTCACATCGGCCCAGCCTCCACCTCCCACTCAAGCTGAGGACGTGGAGGACAATGTGGACCTGGGATGTCTTACCAAGTCTGAGTTTGTGACTATGATAGCTCAGGAGGAAGGAGAGGAAATTGTGGCAGATATCCTGGAGGAATTCATGACCCATGTGATGGAGAAGTGTTATGAAGTGTATCTTAAGAAACAG ATAATACCATTCACTGTGGCCTGGGCAAAGAATACTGTTCTCCAGCTGGCAAAGTGGCAGCACCTTATGCGTGATGAAGGCGATGATGTAGACACAACCTCACTCCTGCAGGAAGACACAGCGCCTGCACCTTCAATTCCAGATTCCTGGGCTGAAGGCTGTGTGCCGGTTATCAAAATCTCAAATCATTTACAG GGGGTTAAGATTGACGCACAGGAAGCTGACCTTAAAGATCTACAAAAAATGCAGGAGGCCAAGtcaataaacaaaacagaatcTCCCCCAAGGAAACCAAGACGAAACGGCAGGACCATGAAAGTAATCCCTGCGTCTCATGCAAAGATGGAACTGGAAAGAAACCCACATCCACCTGAGACACTTTCACCAAACAAACTGAAACCCCCAGAAACACAGAATATATTGCAGTATTAG